A region from the Aegilops tauschii subsp. strangulata cultivar AL8/78 chromosome 5, Aet v6.0, whole genome shotgun sequence genome encodes:
- the LOC109767418 gene encoding protein IQ-DOMAIN 3 isoform X4 → MERKKKGWFERIKRLFISEPKQKPKPDKVKSKRWLVGKLKTQHSFALPAPEPEPATGQIQIRQAEEEQSKHAVAVALASAAAAEAAVAAAHAAAEVVRLTGQPSPAPAREDPASSGHELFAAVAIQSAYRGYLARRALRALKGLVRLQAVIRGQAVRRQTAATLRGLESLVKIQARQHARVDVEHDHEHDGDGMDALLRRGRELYAAALQEQQQQNSSGSRGWDGSTLSKEEMGAVMRSREEAAIKRVRALQYASIQNEKIGIRRQPMSRDEMETLNQRWSWLEEWVGSQPFDKDVAVDVVTHPHPPPPRSRDSLACLEDDDDHDDDGYGRRLGYSSRRSFGRARRTPGRGSVDDGLQACSPAVAFPGYMASTASAKAKFRSMSTPKERFAVPSDAYSEQCFADRLMSPIPSMSPMPSIASDMGFARSSRPPVAQRSPRVKGGPMTPSRIRSRRSPSRHSFGSEAALHQMQLEHYTPIR, encoded by the exons atggagaggaagaagaaggggtgGTTCGAGCGCATCAAGAGGCTCTTCATCTCCGAGCCCAAGCAGAAACCCAAGCCAGACAAG GTGAAGAGCAAGAGATGGCTGGTAGGGAAGCTCAAGACCCAGCACTCGTTTGCCCTGCCAGCTccggagccggagccggcgacGGGTCAGATTCAGATAAGGCAGGCGGAGGAGGAGCAGAGCAAGCACGCGGTGGCGGTCGCGCTCGCCTCCGCGGCGGCCGCAGAGGCGGCCGTCGCGGCCGCCCACGCGGCCGCGGAGGTGGTCCGCCTCACAGGACAGccctcgccggcgccggcgcgtGAGGACCCCGCGTCTTCCGGCCACGAACTGTTCGCCGCCGTCGCGATCCAGTCAGCCTACCGCGGATACCTC GCGCGGAGGGCACTGCGCGCGCTCAAGGGGCTTGTGAGGCTGCAGGCGGTGATCCGCGGGCAGGCGGTGCGGCGGCAGACGGCGGCGACGCTGCGGGGCCTCGAGTCGCTGGTGAAGATCCAGGCCCGGCAGCACGCCAGGGTCGACGTCGAGCACGACCACGAGCACGACGGCGACGGCATGGACGCCCTGCTGAGGAGAGGCCGGGAGCTGTACGCCGCCGCGCTGCAA gagcagcagcagcagaacaGCAGCGGCAGCAGGGGGTGGGACGGCAGCACCCTCtccaaggaagagatgggcgccGTGATGAGGAGCAGGGAGGAAGCCGCCATCAAGCGCGTGCGCGCGCTGCAGTACGCCTCCATCCAAAAC GAGAAGATCGGCATCAGGAGGCAGCCCATGTCCAGGGACGAGATGGAGACGCTGAACCAGCGCTGGAGCTGGCTGGAGGAGTGGGTCGGCTCGCAGCCCTTCGACAAGGACGTGGCCGTCGACGTGGTCACCCACCCCCACCCGCCGCCACCTCGCTCCAGGGACTCCCTCGCCTGCCTCGAGGACGACGACGACCACGACGACGATGGCTACGGCAGGCGGCTCGGCTACTCGTCCAGGCGGTCCTTCGGCCGCGCCAGGCGCACGCCAGGGAGGGGGAGCGTCGACGACGGGCTGCAGGCCTGCTCGCCGGCGGTGGCTTTCCCGGGGTACATGGCGTCCACGGCGTCCGCCAAGGCCAAGTTCCGGTCCATGAGCACGCCCAAGGAGCGCTTCGCCGTGCCATCCGACGCATACTCGGAGCAGTGCTTCGCCGACCGCCTCATGTCACCCATCCCGTCCATGTCGCCTATGCCGTCCATCGCCAGCGACATGGGCTTTGCTCGCTCCAGCAGGCCGCCGGTTGCGCAGCGGTCGCCGCGTGTCAAGGGGGGGCCGATGACGCCGTCGAGGATCCGCTCCAGGAGGTCCCCGAGCCGCCACAGCTTCGGCTCTGAAGCCGCGCTGCACCAGATGCAGCTGGAGCACTACACCCCTATTCGCTAG
- the LOC109767418 gene encoding protein IQ-DOMAIN 3 isoform X1 has translation MRADIPEQIDRRMERKKKGWFERIKRLFISEPKQKPKPDKKVKSKRWLVGKLKTQHSFALPAPEPEPATGQIQIRQAEEEQSKHAVAVALASAAAAEAAVAAAHAAAEVVRLTGQPSPAPAREDPASSGHELFAAVAIQSAYRGYLARRALRALKGLVRLQAVIRGQAVRRQTAATLRGLESLVKIQARQHARVDVEHDHEHDGDGMDALLRRGRELYAAALQEQQQQNSSGSRGWDGSTLSKEEMGAVMRSREEAAIKRVRALQYASIQNEKIGIRRQPMSRDEMETLNQRWSWLEEWVGSQPFDKDVAVDVVTHPHPPPPRSRDSLACLEDDDDHDDDGYGRRLGYSSRRSFGRARRTPGRGSVDDGLQACSPAVAFPGYMASTASAKAKFRSMSTPKERFAVPSDAYSEQCFADRLMSPIPSMSPMPSIASDMGFARSSRPPVAQRSPRVKGGPMTPSRIRSRRSPSRHSFGSEAALHQMQLEHYTPIR, from the exons ATGCGAGCAG ACATCCCAGAGCAGATAGACAGAAGaatggagaggaagaagaaggggtgGTTCGAGCGCATCAAGAGGCTCTTCATCTCCGAGCCCAAGCAGAAACCCAAGCCAGACAAG AAGGTGAAGAGCAAGAGATGGCTGGTAGGGAAGCTCAAGACCCAGCACTCGTTTGCCCTGCCAGCTccggagccggagccggcgacGGGTCAGATTCAGATAAGGCAGGCGGAGGAGGAGCAGAGCAAGCACGCGGTGGCGGTCGCGCTCGCCTCCGCGGCGGCCGCAGAGGCGGCCGTCGCGGCCGCCCACGCGGCCGCGGAGGTGGTCCGCCTCACAGGACAGccctcgccggcgccggcgcgtGAGGACCCCGCGTCTTCCGGCCACGAACTGTTCGCCGCCGTCGCGATCCAGTCAGCCTACCGCGGATACCTC GCGCGGAGGGCACTGCGCGCGCTCAAGGGGCTTGTGAGGCTGCAGGCGGTGATCCGCGGGCAGGCGGTGCGGCGGCAGACGGCGGCGACGCTGCGGGGCCTCGAGTCGCTGGTGAAGATCCAGGCCCGGCAGCACGCCAGGGTCGACGTCGAGCACGACCACGAGCACGACGGCGACGGCATGGACGCCCTGCTGAGGAGAGGCCGGGAGCTGTACGCCGCCGCGCTGCAA gagcagcagcagcagaacaGCAGCGGCAGCAGGGGGTGGGACGGCAGCACCCTCtccaaggaagagatgggcgccGTGATGAGGAGCAGGGAGGAAGCCGCCATCAAGCGCGTGCGCGCGCTGCAGTACGCCTCCATCCAAAAC GAGAAGATCGGCATCAGGAGGCAGCCCATGTCCAGGGACGAGATGGAGACGCTGAACCAGCGCTGGAGCTGGCTGGAGGAGTGGGTCGGCTCGCAGCCCTTCGACAAGGACGTGGCCGTCGACGTGGTCACCCACCCCCACCCGCCGCCACCTCGCTCCAGGGACTCCCTCGCCTGCCTCGAGGACGACGACGACCACGACGACGATGGCTACGGCAGGCGGCTCGGCTACTCGTCCAGGCGGTCCTTCGGCCGCGCCAGGCGCACGCCAGGGAGGGGGAGCGTCGACGACGGGCTGCAGGCCTGCTCGCCGGCGGTGGCTTTCCCGGGGTACATGGCGTCCACGGCGTCCGCCAAGGCCAAGTTCCGGTCCATGAGCACGCCCAAGGAGCGCTTCGCCGTGCCATCCGACGCATACTCGGAGCAGTGCTTCGCCGACCGCCTCATGTCACCCATCCCGTCCATGTCGCCTATGCCGTCCATCGCCAGCGACATGGGCTTTGCTCGCTCCAGCAGGCCGCCGGTTGCGCAGCGGTCGCCGCGTGTCAAGGGGGGGCCGATGACGCCGTCGAGGATCCGCTCCAGGAGGTCCCCGAGCCGCCACAGCTTCGGCTCTGAAGCCGCGCTGCACCAGATGCAGCTGGAGCACTACACCCCTATTCGCTAG
- the LOC109767419 gene encoding probable diphthine methyl ester synthase — MLYIVGLGLGDERDITVRGLDAVRRCAKVYMEAYTSLLSLGLDPASLANLEKMYGKEITVADREMVEERADQMLSEAADADVAFLVVGDPFGATTHTDLVVRAKNMGVEVKVIHNASVMNAIGVCGLQLYRYGETISIPFFTETWRPDSFYEKIQNSRRLGLHTLCLLDIRVKEPTLESLCRGKKVYEPARFMTVNTAISQLLEVEELHGGSAYGPDSLCMGVARLGSDDQKIVAGPMKKLLDVDFGPPLHCLIIVGETHPVEQEMLEFYMIK; from the exons ATGCTCTACATAgtcggcctcggcctcggcgACGAGCGCGACATCACGGTGCGGGGGCTCGACGCCGTCCGCCGCTGCGCCAAGGTCTACATGGAGGCCTAcacctccctcctctctctcggcCTCGACCCCGCCTCGCTCGCCAACCTC GAGAAGATGTACGGCAAGGAGATCACGGTCGCCGACCGCGAGATGGTAGAGGAGCGGGCGGACCAGATGCTGAGCGAGGCCGCGGACGCCGACGTCGCCTTCCTAGTCGTCGGCGACCCGTTTGG GGCGACCACACACACTGATTTGGTTGTTCGTGCCAAGAACATGGGGGTAGAGGTTAAGGTTATCCACAATGCATCTGTCATGAATGCTATTGGCGTTTGTGGGTTGCAACTTTACCGCTATGGAGAGACCATCTCTATACCTTTCTTCACAGAGACATGGAGACCGGATAGTTTCTACGAGAAAATTCAGAACAGTCGTCGACTTGGCTTGCATACTCTTTGCCTACTAG ACATCCGTGTTAAGGAGCCAACACTTGAGTCCTTATGCAG AGGAAAGAAAGTGTACGAACCAGCAAGATTCATGACCGTGAACACTGCAATAAGTCAGCTTTTGGAGGTGGAGGAACTGCATGGGGGATCTG CATATGGTCCAGATTCGCTATGTATGGGTGTAGCTCGCCTTGGAAGCGATGATCAGAAGATTGTGGCTGGCCCCATGAAGAAACTACTAGATGTTGATTTTGGACCACCCCTTCACTGTCTCATTATAGTGGGAGAGACTCACCCTGTGGAACAAGAGATGCTAGAATTCTACATGATCAAGTAG
- the LOC109767418 gene encoding protein IQ-DOMAIN 3 isoform X3: MERKKKGWFERIKRLFISEPKQKPKPDKKVKSKRWLVGKLKTQHSFALPAPEPEPATGQIQIRQAEEEQSKHAVAVALASAAAAEAAVAAAHAAAEVVRLTGQPSPAPAREDPASSGHELFAAVAIQSAYRGYLARRALRALKGLVRLQAVIRGQAVRRQTAATLRGLESLVKIQARQHARVDVEHDHEHDGDGMDALLRRGRELYAAALQEQQQQNSSGSRGWDGSTLSKEEMGAVMRSREEAAIKRVRALQYASIQNEKIGIRRQPMSRDEMETLNQRWSWLEEWVGSQPFDKDVAVDVVTHPHPPPPRSRDSLACLEDDDDHDDDGYGRRLGYSSRRSFGRARRTPGRGSVDDGLQACSPAVAFPGYMASTASAKAKFRSMSTPKERFAVPSDAYSEQCFADRLMSPIPSMSPMPSIASDMGFARSSRPPVAQRSPRVKGGPMTPSRIRSRRSPSRHSFGSEAALHQMQLEHYTPIR, encoded by the exons atggagaggaagaagaaggggtgGTTCGAGCGCATCAAGAGGCTCTTCATCTCCGAGCCCAAGCAGAAACCCAAGCCAGACAAG AAGGTGAAGAGCAAGAGATGGCTGGTAGGGAAGCTCAAGACCCAGCACTCGTTTGCCCTGCCAGCTccggagccggagccggcgacGGGTCAGATTCAGATAAGGCAGGCGGAGGAGGAGCAGAGCAAGCACGCGGTGGCGGTCGCGCTCGCCTCCGCGGCGGCCGCAGAGGCGGCCGTCGCGGCCGCCCACGCGGCCGCGGAGGTGGTCCGCCTCACAGGACAGccctcgccggcgccggcgcgtGAGGACCCCGCGTCTTCCGGCCACGAACTGTTCGCCGCCGTCGCGATCCAGTCAGCCTACCGCGGATACCTC GCGCGGAGGGCACTGCGCGCGCTCAAGGGGCTTGTGAGGCTGCAGGCGGTGATCCGCGGGCAGGCGGTGCGGCGGCAGACGGCGGCGACGCTGCGGGGCCTCGAGTCGCTGGTGAAGATCCAGGCCCGGCAGCACGCCAGGGTCGACGTCGAGCACGACCACGAGCACGACGGCGACGGCATGGACGCCCTGCTGAGGAGAGGCCGGGAGCTGTACGCCGCCGCGCTGCAA gagcagcagcagcagaacaGCAGCGGCAGCAGGGGGTGGGACGGCAGCACCCTCtccaaggaagagatgggcgccGTGATGAGGAGCAGGGAGGAAGCCGCCATCAAGCGCGTGCGCGCGCTGCAGTACGCCTCCATCCAAAAC GAGAAGATCGGCATCAGGAGGCAGCCCATGTCCAGGGACGAGATGGAGACGCTGAACCAGCGCTGGAGCTGGCTGGAGGAGTGGGTCGGCTCGCAGCCCTTCGACAAGGACGTGGCCGTCGACGTGGTCACCCACCCCCACCCGCCGCCACCTCGCTCCAGGGACTCCCTCGCCTGCCTCGAGGACGACGACGACCACGACGACGATGGCTACGGCAGGCGGCTCGGCTACTCGTCCAGGCGGTCCTTCGGCCGCGCCAGGCGCACGCCAGGGAGGGGGAGCGTCGACGACGGGCTGCAGGCCTGCTCGCCGGCGGTGGCTTTCCCGGGGTACATGGCGTCCACGGCGTCCGCCAAGGCCAAGTTCCGGTCCATGAGCACGCCCAAGGAGCGCTTCGCCGTGCCATCCGACGCATACTCGGAGCAGTGCTTCGCCGACCGCCTCATGTCACCCATCCCGTCCATGTCGCCTATGCCGTCCATCGCCAGCGACATGGGCTTTGCTCGCTCCAGCAGGCCGCCGGTTGCGCAGCGGTCGCCGCGTGTCAAGGGGGGGCCGATGACGCCGTCGAGGATCCGCTCCAGGAGGTCCCCGAGCCGCCACAGCTTCGGCTCTGAAGCCGCGCTGCACCAGATGCAGCTGGAGCACTACACCCCTATTCGCTAG
- the LOC109767418 gene encoding protein IQ-DOMAIN 3 isoform X2, protein MRADIPEQIDRRMERKKKGWFERIKRLFISEPKQKPKPDKVKSKRWLVGKLKTQHSFALPAPEPEPATGQIQIRQAEEEQSKHAVAVALASAAAAEAAVAAAHAAAEVVRLTGQPSPAPAREDPASSGHELFAAVAIQSAYRGYLARRALRALKGLVRLQAVIRGQAVRRQTAATLRGLESLVKIQARQHARVDVEHDHEHDGDGMDALLRRGRELYAAALQEQQQQNSSGSRGWDGSTLSKEEMGAVMRSREEAAIKRVRALQYASIQNEKIGIRRQPMSRDEMETLNQRWSWLEEWVGSQPFDKDVAVDVVTHPHPPPPRSRDSLACLEDDDDHDDDGYGRRLGYSSRRSFGRARRTPGRGSVDDGLQACSPAVAFPGYMASTASAKAKFRSMSTPKERFAVPSDAYSEQCFADRLMSPIPSMSPMPSIASDMGFARSSRPPVAQRSPRVKGGPMTPSRIRSRRSPSRHSFGSEAALHQMQLEHYTPIR, encoded by the exons ATGCGAGCAG ACATCCCAGAGCAGATAGACAGAAGaatggagaggaagaagaaggggtgGTTCGAGCGCATCAAGAGGCTCTTCATCTCCGAGCCCAAGCAGAAACCCAAGCCAGACAAG GTGAAGAGCAAGAGATGGCTGGTAGGGAAGCTCAAGACCCAGCACTCGTTTGCCCTGCCAGCTccggagccggagccggcgacGGGTCAGATTCAGATAAGGCAGGCGGAGGAGGAGCAGAGCAAGCACGCGGTGGCGGTCGCGCTCGCCTCCGCGGCGGCCGCAGAGGCGGCCGTCGCGGCCGCCCACGCGGCCGCGGAGGTGGTCCGCCTCACAGGACAGccctcgccggcgccggcgcgtGAGGACCCCGCGTCTTCCGGCCACGAACTGTTCGCCGCCGTCGCGATCCAGTCAGCCTACCGCGGATACCTC GCGCGGAGGGCACTGCGCGCGCTCAAGGGGCTTGTGAGGCTGCAGGCGGTGATCCGCGGGCAGGCGGTGCGGCGGCAGACGGCGGCGACGCTGCGGGGCCTCGAGTCGCTGGTGAAGATCCAGGCCCGGCAGCACGCCAGGGTCGACGTCGAGCACGACCACGAGCACGACGGCGACGGCATGGACGCCCTGCTGAGGAGAGGCCGGGAGCTGTACGCCGCCGCGCTGCAA gagcagcagcagcagaacaGCAGCGGCAGCAGGGGGTGGGACGGCAGCACCCTCtccaaggaagagatgggcgccGTGATGAGGAGCAGGGAGGAAGCCGCCATCAAGCGCGTGCGCGCGCTGCAGTACGCCTCCATCCAAAAC GAGAAGATCGGCATCAGGAGGCAGCCCATGTCCAGGGACGAGATGGAGACGCTGAACCAGCGCTGGAGCTGGCTGGAGGAGTGGGTCGGCTCGCAGCCCTTCGACAAGGACGTGGCCGTCGACGTGGTCACCCACCCCCACCCGCCGCCACCTCGCTCCAGGGACTCCCTCGCCTGCCTCGAGGACGACGACGACCACGACGACGATGGCTACGGCAGGCGGCTCGGCTACTCGTCCAGGCGGTCCTTCGGCCGCGCCAGGCGCACGCCAGGGAGGGGGAGCGTCGACGACGGGCTGCAGGCCTGCTCGCCGGCGGTGGCTTTCCCGGGGTACATGGCGTCCACGGCGTCCGCCAAGGCCAAGTTCCGGTCCATGAGCACGCCCAAGGAGCGCTTCGCCGTGCCATCCGACGCATACTCGGAGCAGTGCTTCGCCGACCGCCTCATGTCACCCATCCCGTCCATGTCGCCTATGCCGTCCATCGCCAGCGACATGGGCTTTGCTCGCTCCAGCAGGCCGCCGGTTGCGCAGCGGTCGCCGCGTGTCAAGGGGGGGCCGATGACGCCGTCGAGGATCCGCTCCAGGAGGTCCCCGAGCCGCCACAGCTTCGGCTCTGAAGCCGCGCTGCACCAGATGCAGCTGGAGCACTACACCCCTATTCGCTAG